DNA sequence from the Penaeus monodon isolate SGIC_2016 chromosome 28, NSTDA_Pmon_1, whole genome shotgun sequence genome:
GGAATGCACAGAGAGACAAAAACCGTTNNNNNNNNNNNNNNNNNNNNNNNNNNNNNNNNNNNNNNNNNNCAGCAACAATACCAACAAGGAATCAACGAAGACAAAAAGGTAAACAGACAACAATGGCCTCAAATACAAAGAGAAGAGCTAAAGACAGCAGGCGGAAGATGAGAGCGGTTGATAAAGACGTGGGAAAGAACAAGCAAAGGAAATAATCAACCGTAAACTGCTAAGAAAGGCAAGGAAGGACGAGAAGGTAAACTGCGAAATAAGATAATGCAAATCACGCGCATtacaaacagggagagagagagaatgcacgcGCAATACCGGCGAGCGGCCAGCATTATTACCCGCACCCGGAGGAAGCCGTGTCTACGGCACACgtgtacaacccccccccccccacccctctcgctTCGTAACTGCGCACATGAATCCGCGACGCATCTGCCAATCAGGAAGCAATCGGCCCACCCACTCTTCGGCCGCCGCTCACGCTGCCGAAGCGCGCTGNNNNNNNNNNNNNNNNNNNNNNNNNNNNNNGAGAGAGCTCGGAGGCAGCTGAAGCCCAGTCTGTCTCCTCTTGGCCGCACGACAAAATGACTGCACCTGGGGCGGGCCGGNNNNNNNNNNNNNNNNNNNNNNNNNNNNNNNNNNNNNNNNNNNNNNNNNNNNNNNATCAGCAAGATAGGCAAGTTTGACCAACAGCTTTTCTTCTGGTCTGGGGGAGGCCTACTGAACCTAGGACTTTCGTCAAATGCATGAAACGAAGATAAAGAGGTAATAAAACTGCAAACGAAATATTAGGAATGTTGATGTTGCAACTGAATTGAAACGCTAAAACATGGGGGCGTTGTTTCGGCAACAATAAAACTATTATTTAAAGAGTATTGATATAAAAATCGTAGCAGCAATAATAAAACGACCACATAGTACCGACGATAAAAGGTCAGAAAATGCCCAAAGAACCAGAAgcgaaaaaatcaaagaaacaaacaagtaaCTGTTGCTCCCACTTGCAGCACTCTACACACTCCTCGCCCCGACCGCAAGCACGGGGCCCGAAATCACATCCCGCATACTTGATGAAGCCATCATATCGCTAATTAATTTAGTACTACTAAGCATCTGTcgcgcccctcccccacccccgcccgcccGTTCCCAGGAATACAGCGCCGGGAGTACTCTCACGAGACCTAATCTATGGGAGGTTCTCACGCCGCCCGGCTCGCTGGACAACTGACGACGTCCGCCTTACGGCCGCGACGGGTCCGCGGGGCTCACCAGGCTCGTAACGGAGCGCTTCGGCGTTTACTCGGTGCCAGGGGATGTTGCACGATACTCAGCAGCCTTATGCAAAACATCAACGCAAACAAATCCATGTTTTGAGCCCACGTGTAATATCTCTTAGATTGATAAGTGTTACGCGCATAtccgcacacacaaatacttgtGTGTGTGAAGTAAAACCAATAATACGGAAGCTCAAATTCCATATACAAGGACATCTCTCCTCGCATCCCGTTCTGAGCGACTAAGTGCAGGCTGCCCGGTTCCTTCGCTTGCCACAGAGCCGCCCAGTCGCCCAGGTGTTGCTTCACCTCGAGGCCGCAGGTCCGTCGCTCCGGCCACGGCCATGCACAGACTCGTGGCCAACTCCTGGGCTGCCTGGCCTTTCTCTCCCGCCTCACTCCGGCTGGTCTTGCGTCGACACTGTTACGGATGTTTATGTTCACTTCTACTTTTAcgcctctcaatcctctctcaaTCNNNNNNNNNNNNNNNNNNNNNNNNNNNNNNNNNNNNNNNNNNNNNNNNNNNNNNNNNNNNNNNNNNNNNNNNNNNNNNNNNNNNNNNNATCCCACCAAATCACGAAGGCTAAACACCTCTCTGCAAGCACTAACAAATCATCATTCTGACGCTCCATTTCCTAGCGTGGCATTCCCCCCTGCAAACCCAATCAAAAAAACATGCAACGCCAATTCACATCAACCCAAACCCGCTTCAGTCAACCGCCCGCGCAACCTGCATTCACAACTCTCATTGAAAAAGGAGCAAGCGAGCAAGGGCGTGAGAGCCAACCGGAGCGACGACGGGCGGCCGGCCCATTCATTCGGCGACTCTGCTAGCGCCTGCAACTGCCTCCGTGCAACAGTGACTTGTATAAAGCGAAGGGCCGCATTCCCCGGTAATCCCGTTCGATTtgatttcatttccttcttttcttgtctctaaGCCGATGCTTATTTATCAAGTGTTTTTATACGAGCATGTTGATACGTCAAGACGAATTGTCCAACTCTTATCTCCACTCACTTAACACTTAATCATACCGACTAATTCATTCGTTCTTATGTCCTCATCACATACATTTGCATAATTTCCTCTTTACCAGTCATGTGTGCGCcgatggggaatgggggaagggagctTCGCACATACTCAGACTAATGAAAACGACATAATCATATACACANNNNNNNNNNNNNNNNNNNNNNNNNNNNNNTAATTCCCCCAAACTCTCCCTGAGTGGAAGTGAAAACTTTGCTTAATGATACCCCCCCCCTNNNNNNNNNNNNNNNNNNNNNNNNNNNNGTGACGTTTTAATCCAGTTTTGAAAGTAAATTACCACTGGTATGCAATTAACTTTTCTGGTTAAGAAATTACATTTTAACTTTGTTTACTGGAACTGCCAATAATCCTGCGCAAATAAGCAACGCTGATCTATTTATGCAGGCGAACCAACGAGGCACACTTCGGCTGGTGTTGCGGCATCAACCCCTGGCACTGGCTGCCAGCGGACGCCGGAAGTGCATGGTTTGGACTCTATTTGCCTCGTACGGTAAATATCATATGAAATATCACAGAGATGAANNNNNNNNNNNNNNNNNNNNNNNNNNNNNNNNNNNNNNNNNNNNNNNNNNNNNNNNNNNNNNNNAAANNNNNNNNNNNNNNNNNNNNNNNNNNNNNNNNNNNNNtcaataacaatatataaactataacaaTGACAGCCATAAATACAACGNNNNNNNNNNNNNNNNNNNNNNNNNNNNNNNNNNNNNNNNNNNNNNNNNNNNNNNNNNNNNNNNNNNNNNNNNNTGACGGTAATGGAAgtaaaaatagcaaagaaaacaaCAGGTGATTAATGATACATCCACTAAATAGAtcaacagtaatagcaatgacgaagatgataaccattattatcatcaaaaataataaaactgccataattaaaataataacaaaaacccatTATTCACAGATCAGACTGCNNNNNNNNNNNNNNNNNNNNNNNNNNNNNNNNNNNNNNNNNNNNNNNTATGNNNNNNNNNNNNNNNNNNNNNNNNNNNNNNNNNNNNNNNNNNNNNNNNNNNNNNNNNNNNNNNNNNNNNNNNNNNNNNNNNNNNNNNNNNNNNNNNNNNNNNNNNNNNNTGATATTATGGCATATCCATTTAGTAGATGGNNNNNNNNNNNNNNNNNNNNNNNNNNNNNNNNNNNNNNNNNNNNNNNNNNNNNNNNNNNNNNNNNNNNNNNNNNTCATTATCAAAGGCCATTCAAAATTTGTCAAACCATGTAATAACACACAACAGACTGAACTGCTGTGAatcccataataaaaaaataattacgaaCTAATGTTCATAGACCCATAAATTCCCCTGCGTTAATCACAATAAACATTAATCAACATAATCATGACCAATAGCACAACTAAATCATCTCAGGGAATCTTGAAACCTTCCCAACATTATCTGAGTAAATGTACTCTGTAGGAACAAACGTTTTTGGACACTAACTTACTAAATGTTCTGGGAAgctaattttcattaaaaaaaagcaacaaatgtCCATCATTCTTAATTTAAAATGAGTGATCAGTGAGTGAAGATTGTACTAATTACTGATTGAGCCTCTAGAAGCTAAGACTCATAAATAAGTAAGATGTTAAGATAGCCTCTATAACCATTATCACACTAGACTCCATAGATATTTATCACAGAACAAATTCTGGTTTCGTATGTCGTTTTGTAATTGCATTTCGAGAACACTAAATCAATAGTACTCGATTTACTACAGTCCATGATATAAAAATTGCCTTTAACCAAACATCTGgagaaataaaatactaaaactaTCAAACTAATTACAAAATCTATAATAAACTCATATTGCAACAGCACAGCATTACTTGAAATTCACAAAAGTAAGTATAAGTATCTATACCAAGTAGTGCCCTGTATCAATGTGACTGCATTTGTACTttacaaaaatcacaaaatattccCAGCAAACTTTAAAAGCctattttactgtattttactgtatatgcacattctctttctctcatacatacacacacaaaNNNNNNNNNNNNNNNNNNNNNNNNNNNNNNNNNNNNNNNNNNNNNNNNNNAAAACACATATACTTGACTCTCTTCATATAAAATCTGTGTCAACAGAATTAGTATCCAGCTACAAAACCCTGTAGTTCATCAACAAACTTGCTAAAATACACTTTTAGGCCAAAATCTTTAATATTTTCACATAGCACCAtaacttcaaataaaaaaaaatccacttgttAGTTCTGACCCTCACCCTGCAAAACAAAATGCACAAGTTGTACTAAATAATAgccaaataatattatcatttagacTACAGATAAAAAGTTGTGAAAACAAAATGCAAAGATTGGGGGGACTGTGACATATAAGAAAGCAAAATGTGTGTAAGTGGGTAAGGTattgcattgttgttgtttttcagagTAGCAATTTACAATAAGATAAGTAGACATATGGATAAGTAACCAAGATAGCTTACAAAGATTTTATGAATTTCTGTAAACTACATTATGTTAATGATATGTCACAAAGCTGTGTTGTGCTAGAACGTAATACAACTAATACCCTTTGTAAGAGTGTAGGTTACCAAGCACTTGTATGTATTCAAACAGGGCTACTTATGAATGTCCAGCTCCTGTCTGTGGGCAAGTCAATGACCAGCATTCAAAGTTAGGGTTAGCAGGGAATACTTTAATAGTGAAAACTGATACTGGAGCATATGAACAGGAATTATGTCAGTTTCCATAACCTTAAAAATCCTAAgcatatctttccttttcttcaattTTTGTTTGATCTAATTCAGTAGACTTCTCTGGAAGTTTTAAGAAAATTAGGTTCAGTAAAGAAGTAAACATCCCCAATCAATCTAGGCTATCTAAATAATATACCAGGGGTTGGCAGCCACATCTCACAGGTTGGATCCAATCTGCAGCCATTTTCCATTGCCTTGTGTGTTATCTACTATTTAGACATTTTCAAGCAACATTAGGTCTCACAATGACTGCTGTATGTATTCCTGAGACACGATACATACtgcttgtataaaaaaaaaaacgttcattacgttttatcattgtcatttccaTCTAACGACTTCTGGGTTCTATGATAAATAAGCATGTTGATCCCTGCCCTAGAAAGATATACACCTCATATGCTGAtcactatgataatgattatctttaCATCTGACATTTTGTAAATCACATTACATAACAACCATGAGAGAGTGATTTCCCATCTGAAATCTCTGGTGCCATGCATATGTGAAGGAGTTCAGGCTTTGAGTACAGTGATTCTcaaaatttacatattaatagCAACAGCTTCTCATTCTACCTCTCAGTGTACCTAACAGAGCAAATTCTGACTTATACACTGCTGACCCCAAAGGTTCAAAATGAAAAGTTAGGTTTTATGGGGCAGAAATTATAGTGTAATTTGAAGGACCAAGACAttgaacaaatattattattattgtaatcttaCAATTCTCTTAACTCAGGgttttcaagaaaagaaaagaatactaTTCGGCATCATGAATTAAATCACATCTGCTTTATCAAAGTTGTAATAGCATATAGCCtacttcatattattttcattttgaaatgtACAGGATATCACCTAAAATCAGTCATTGAGGCTGTTTTATAATATGCTACCTGGCCAATGTCGCTTTTAGATTTTCATCCTGTTAAAACATGAGACTGAATCTGCCACAAACTTTCTTGCAACATGTATCTTGAACACTTCCTtggtaatttattattaaaatacaacCAGTCTCAACTACATCTTACAAAATCTACAGAGCAGAAGTTTATTGTTTTTTGCCAGAGCATGAAGAAGGCAGCAGTGTCACTTATGTTATCCTGTTCTGGCTAATTCCCAAAGCAGCACATTAAATAAAGGAATTGACCAATCAGGTTGCTCTCACTGGCTCATTTAATGCAAACTTTACATAATCTAAACCCAATTACATTTCCTTGTTTGTGATATTCCCTCAAATATTATCATCTGGATGTTATCACTCCTGCCTAAAAAGGCATGAGTAAGTATAATGATTGTCTATTTGACACTCATAAATAATCTGATAAAgctctaaaaatataaaaaggcctTGACAACATAGGCAAATTATAACCTGATTTACGCTTTCTGTGGGAACACTTTCCTATAGATCAGTGGATCCAGAATTCTAGATAATCCAAAATGTTTAGTGTTTCTCACAGTAACCACTAGATGTCAAAGATATCTCACGTGCTACTTCTCTTCATAACAAGAACAGTTCAATGTATGCCATAAATGTTCTTCTATCCCAGATCTTACCATCAGAGCTTGTTCATAAAACTAAGAGATTAGACTATTTTAATAATTAGTTTACGCCACCATGATTTGGGGAAGCAGCGAGTtgtaaaaagaaaaggcaaatatAGTAAAAGTCAAGATTAAGTTCAAAAAGGTGTCAACCTGCATAGGACCACCTTCTAAATCAGTCACTTATATCATTTGTACAACAgcaaaagtaaatgaaatattacaaataggaaaaaaatgcttCTCAACATTCTGTCACAAATGTAACACCTCTATGCAATACATACATTCGCCTACAAGCTGGCATGATGGCCcacaatcacaataaaaaaaaaatgatgtcctGAGATATTTACATTTTACAATGCAATGCAATTAACTCCCATCATGACTCAAattacacataataatacaatttgaCACATTCCAGACACTTCATAAAACATTCCCACCCTAAGGAGTGCCCGTTTTTCCTTGGCTATAATACGGCTTAAAAAAATCCGAGATGACTCAATGTAACATTAGATATAGCTCTGTCAAACTGCTGAACAAGTGTAGATCTCTGCTGCCATTTACACCATGAGTCACCAAAATATGATTCACTCTTGGCATGTATCTACAATTACCGTtgtgaaaaaagtaaaaccatTTTCATTTACAACTTCTTTAAGATCTGAAATTTCATCTGCTGCTAAGATAAATTTTTGACATGCAgtttccataaaaaatatatataagttgtaaATGAAAACAAAGACGTGCAGAGTCAACAGTTATCACACAAGGTTCGTAAAATAAGTTACAGCCGAAGAGACCCGGGAATAATACCAACGTTGGGTATTGTGGCTTCGTGCCCAGATAGTGTTTCCTTTGAATCACAATACGCattcggagagagaaaaaaaaaacatgaatgggTGTATGAATCCCCTGAAATTTCCTACACATTATCTTTTAATTCACCTACGATGACTTTTCCAATCTGACAAAATGCGAATGGAGATAACATTGCCAACAAAAAAATCCCGCAAACGCTCCGCTGGACAATCTGGGAGCGAAGCCCCCGCAGGAGAGGAGTAAACCCGGGCAGGGAGGTTTAAAAGGACGCCACAGCAGGAGCGGCCAAGCCCCTggctgccccctggacccctccCCGGGCCTCCTCCCCCGGGGCCCCTGGAGCCTCACCTTGGGCAGATCGCGGATGTGGTTGGCGTCCAGCAGCACCTCCTCGAGGCTGCGGGCGTAGCGCATGATGTCGTCGGGCACACTCCCCAGCGAGCAGTGCCGCTTATCCACGTACTCCACATGCCTGTTACATCCCTTGAAGATGGGGATACACCGAAACATAATGGCTACTATTGAGCACCACACATAATCAAACACACGCCCCTTGCTTGGGCACACgcgcgagagagggggggaaagggggaaagggaaaggaacactAGCAGGTCGCCACCACCTTTGAAAAAAGACGCGAGACAAAGACACTTCCGCACTCGCCAACGGCAACGCACTGACTGAGGCGTGACGTCACCGGGCGTCCGAGAGCGCCATCTCTTGGCAACTTCGTACACTACGTCTTGTCACCCACCTCCTTGGACTTTTATTTTATTGGATTTCCCTCTAATCCAATGCCATTTTCTTACTCTGGGGGCGGAGGAGTGCGAATATTTTTAAGAACAAGCTTTACTTGGCTTGTGGGATTTAAAAACCTTGATTTAGAGCGTGAATCGGGAAATAATAATTTGTCAGTGTAGCGCGGGAATTTCAAATTCTAGGACCAACGCCCTtccagaaatttaaaaatatcttggAAGTTGACATTGGCCATTGTCCTGCTTTGATATTTAAGTCAGACTGTATACGCAGTCAGGTGCCTTGTGTAAAAGCNNNNNNNNNNNNNNNNNNNNNNNNNNNNNNNNNNNNNNNNNNNNNNNNNNNNNNNNNNNNNNNNNNNNNNNNNNNNNNNNNNNNNNNNNNNNNNNNNNNNNNNNNNNNNNNNNNNNNNNNNNNNNNNNNNNNNNNNNNNNNNNNNNNNNNNNNNNNNNNNNNNNNNNNNNNNNNNNNNNNNNNNNNNNNNNNNNNNNNNNNNNNNNNNNNNNNNNNNNNNNNNNNNNNNNNNNNNNNNNNNNNNNNNNNNNNNNNNNNNNNNNNNNNNNNNNNNNNNNNNNNNNNNNNNNNNNNNNNNNNNNNNNNNNNNNNNNNNNNNNNNNNNNNNNNNNNNNNNNNNNNNNNNNNNNNNNNNNNNNNNNNNNNNNNNNNNNNNNNNNNNNNNNNNNNNNNNNNNNNNNNNNNNNNNNNNNNNNNNNNNNNNNNNNNNNNNNNNNNNNNNNNNNNNNNNNNNNNNNNNNNNNNNNNNNNNNNNNNNNNNNNNNNNNNNNNNNNNNNNNNNNNNNNNNNNNNNNNNNNNNNNNNNNNNNNNNNNNNNNNNNNNNNNNNNNNNNNNNNNNNNNNNNNNNNNNNNNNNNNNNNNNNNNNNNNNNNNNNNNNNNNNNNNNNNNNNNNNNNNNNNNNNNNNNNNNNNNNNNNNNNNNNNNNNNNNNNNNNNNNNNNNNNNNNNNNNNNNNNNNNNNNNNNNNNNNNNNNNNNNNNNNNNNNNNNNNNNNNNNNNNNNNNNNNNNNNNNNNNNNNNNNNNNNNNNNNNNNNNNNNNNNNNNNNNNNNNNNNNNNNNNNNNNNNNNNNNNNNNNTTTCAATATTTAACCAGAAACATTAGGATCCGACCTTCAGTAAGATTTAAATTTCAGTAATCAACCTAAATGCCTTTTCTGTGCCCCTGTTGCCTGTACCATTATTTCAGATAAAAGGTAAGAAGTGAATATATATCTAaccgtaaaaaataaacaacaaataaaatcgaAGTATTGAGAATAATGGAATGTTCTGGACAATGCCTAACATATCCGGTAAGTCAGATATTTTTGTCACTCGCCGTCCACAGGAAATAGCCTCACATATTTATGCATTCCTTAAGTATCATGCATGCACATGTATCGGAACATAAAGACGCACAAAGGGATTTACACAGCTTTAGTACGTACGCACATACAGTACATGTGNNNNNNNNNNNNNNNNNNNNNNNNNNNNNNNNNNNNNNNNNNNNNNNNNNNNNNNNNNNNNNNNNNNNNNNNNNNNNNNNNNNNNNNNNNNNNNNNNNNNNNNNNNNNNNNNNNNNNNNNNNNNNNNNNNNNNNNNNNNNNNNNNNNNNNNNNNNNNNNNNNNNNNNNNNNNNNNNNNNNNNNNNNNNNNNNNNNNNNNNNNNNNNNNNNNNNNNNNNNNNNNNNNNNNNNNNNNNNNNNNNNNNNNNNNNNNNNNNNNNNNNNNNNNNNNNNNNNNNNNNNNNNNNNNNNNNNNNNNNNNNNNNNNNNNNNNNNNNNNNNNNNNNNNNNNNNNNNNNNNNNNNNNNNNNNNCATACATACTCATGCACACGCTGTCTACCAACTCCCTAATACAAACTGATATAAATAGAGCAAATGTGTGTTTGCACGGGAGGGCAGTGGCAGGTGCGTGAGAGCAGCCGCCTGTTGCTATCTTCTTCCCTGTCGAGTCGTTGCAGTTGCGTGTAGGCGACTCAGGACACGTGGATCTTGAATGGCTAGTGTGTAAAGAATGTCTTGTTTAGGAATCCTTTACGCTTGTGTTGCCTTGCACCGACTGTTGATTGCTCTTGCCAAGTTTCTTGGAAATTTACTGTATTAGTTCTCCTTTGAGTATAGTTTTGCACatgtaatatgcataatatttttatctattatatccaCATTGAAGGTTGCATATTCTTTAAATTTCTAATCATAACTGTTCATCCTATGTGCAGTCTTTCTCACACAGACTCAGGTATTTACAGGACTATTACCATTGCTGCNNNNNNNNNNNNNNNNNNNNNNNNNNNNNNNNNNNNNNNNNNNNNNNNNNNNNNNNNNNNNNNNNNNNNNNNNNNNNNNNNNNNNNNNNNNNNNNNNNNNNNNNNNNNNNNNNNNNNNNNNNNNNNNNNNNNNNNNNNNNNNNNNNNNNNNNNNNNNNNNNNNNNNNNNNNNNNNNNNNNNNNNNNNNNNNNNNNNNNNNNNNNNNNNNNNNNNNNNNNNNNNNNNNNNNNNNNNNNNNNNNNNNNNNNNNNNNNNNNNNNNNNNNNNNNNNNNNNNNNNNNNNNNNNNNNNNNNNNNNNNNNNNNNNNNNNNNNNNNNNNNNNNNNNNNNNNNNNNNNNNNNNNNNNNNNNNNNNNNNNNNNNNNNNNNNNNNNNNNNNNNNNNNNNNNNNNNNNNNNNNNNNNNNNNNNNNNNNNNNNNNNNNNNNNNNNNNNNNNNNNNNNNNNNNNNNNNNNNNNNNNNNNNNNNNNNNNNNNNNNNNNNNNNNNNNNNNNNNNNNNNNNNNNNNNNNNNNNNNNNNNNNNNNNNNNNNNNNNNNNNNNNNNNNNNNNNNNNNNNNNNNNNNNNNNNNNNNNNNNNNNNNNNNNNNNNNNNNNNNNNNNNNNNNNNNNNNNNNNNNNNNNNNNNNNNNNNNNNNNNNNNNNNNNNNNNNNNNNNNNNNNNNNNNNNNNNNNNNNNNNNNNNNNNNNNNNNNNNNNNNNNNNNNNNNNNNNNNNNNNNNNNNNNNNNNNNNNNNNNNNNNNNNNNNNNNNNNNNNNNNNNNNNNNNNNNNNNNNNNNNNNNNNNNNNNNNNNNNNNNNNNNNNNNNNNNNNNNNNNNNNNNNNNNNNNNNNNNNNNNNNNNNNNNNNNNNNNNNNNNNNNNNNNNNNNNNNNNNNNNNNNNNNNNNNNNNNNNNNNNNNNNNNNNNNNNNNNNNNNNNNNNNNNNNNNNNNNNNNNNNNNNNNNNNNNNNNNNNNNNNNNNNNNNNNNNNNNNNNNNNNNNNNNNNNNNNNNNNNNNNNNNNNNNNNNNNNNNNNNNNNNNNNNNNNNNNNNNNNNNNNNNNNNNNNNNNNNNNNNNNNNNNNNNNNNNNNNNNNNNNNNNNNNNNNNNNNNNNNNNNNNNNNNNNNNNNNNNNNNNNNNNNNNNNNNNNNNNNNNNNNNNNNNNNNNNNNNNNNNNNNNNNNNNNNNNNNNNNNNNNNNNNNNNNNNNNNNNNNNNNNNNNNNNNNNNNNNNNNNNNNNNNNNNNNNNNNNNNNNNNNNNNNNNNNNNNNNNNNNNNNNNNNNNNNNNNNNNNNNNNNNNNNNNNNNNNNNNNNNNNNNNNNNNNNNNNNNNNNNNNNNNNNNNNNNNNNNNNNNNNNNNNNNNNNNNNNNNNNNNNNNNNNNNNNNNNNNNNNNNNNNNNNNNNNNNNNNNNNNNNNNNNNNNNNNNNNNNNNNNNNNNNNNNNNNNNNNNNNNNNNNNNNNNNNNNNNNNNNNNNNNNNNNNNNNNNNNNNNNNNNNNNNNNNNNNNNNNNNNNNNNNNNNNNNNNNNNNNNNNNNNNNNNNNNNNNNNNNNNNNNNNNNNNNNNNNNNNNNNNNNNNNNNNNNNNNNNNNNNNNNNNNNNNNNNNNNNNNNNNNNNNNNNNNNNNNNNNNNNNNNNNNNNNNNNNNNNNNNNNNNNNNNNNNNNNNNNNNNNNNNNNNNNNNNNNNNNNNNNNNNNNNNNNNNNNNNNNNNNNNNNNNNNNNNNNNNNNNNNNNNNNNNNNNNNNNNNNNNNNNNNNNNNNNNNNNNNNNNNNNNNNNNNNNNNNNNNNNNNNNNNNNNNNNNNNNNNNNNNNNNNNNNNNNNNNNNNNNNNNNNNNNNNNNNNNNNNNNNNNNNNNNNNNNNNNNNNNNNNNNNNNNNNNNNNNNNNNNNNNNNNNNNNNNNNNNNNNNNNNNNNNNNNNNNNNNNNNNNNNNNNNNNNNNNNNNNNNNNNNNNNNNNNNNNNNNNNNNNNNNNNNNNNNNNNNNNNNNNNNNNNNNNNNNNNNNNNNNNNNNNNNNNNNNNNNNNNNNNNNNNNNNNNNNNNNNNNNNNNNNNNNNNNNNNNNNNNNNNNNNNNNNNNNNNNNNNNNNNNNNNNNNN
Encoded proteins:
- the LOC119591337 gene encoding protein lap4-like: MFRCIPIFKGCNRHVEYVDKRHCSLGSVPDDIMRYARSLEEVLLDANHIRDLPKNFFRLHKLRRLGLSDNEISRLPPDIQNFENLVELDVSRNGKSRLAP